Genomic window (Pieris rapae chromosome 4, ilPieRapa1.1, whole genome shotgun sequence):
AAAAGCCATACGCTCACGCTTTTCTCGCCGGTATTGATAGATACCCCAGGAAAGTTCACAAGAGGATGggcaaaaacaaaattcacaAACGTTCCAAAGTCAAGCCTTTCGTTAAGGtatgtatatagtaatatattgcTGTGggtgataattttattcataaggttatatttatgtacaccAGATTTAAAGCCATGTGAGAATGTAAATGTATAGCTAACCACAATCATTATAAGATTGGTGAAATTAGTTATGGCTTATCTTTTAATAACAAAGTGAATTTTTTTGGATACATCTTATaggtagaaataaaaatatgattacaaattattttttgcactaaattatatttgtatctgTATATTGGGTACTCACATGAATGTTTTCGAGCAattgtaatatacattaaattaaaattacaagaagttgaaaattatatagaaattgtattgtattgacaTATGACAACATAGAACAGTTTATGATTctcaatacaataaattattttgaaactaaaatattaatctaacTAATGTGGaaacacataaatttttataagtgGTTTCATtcagaaattcaaattttttataaaatgtaatatttttcaggtCGTTAACTACAACCACTTGATGCCCACTAGGTACTCCTTAGACATCAGTTTTGAAAAATTCAGTGCTAAGGACTTAAAAGACCCAGCAAAACGCAAGAAGCTACGCTTCAACACAAGAGTGCGCTTTGAAGAGAGATACAAGAGTGGAAAGAACAAGTGGTTCTTCCAGAAGCTTAGGTTCTAAGgtgtactttaaataaaaatgcaaaaacacaatctcttttattttacaatccaAACAGTATTAGATAGAGTTGTCATATACCAAGGATAGCTGTATGGTATTCTTTTGTGGGATGTGGCAACTGACATGCTAATCATAATAAAGCCCTCCGCAATATACAACTATTTAAATGTTGCATAAAAGCAATACATAATCAATGCTTTTCAATTATTTGTGACCACCTCTCGCTAAAATATAAGGGTCAACATGATCAGTGTATGGTTGGGACTGAGTTGTTTGGTTTATTAAatccttaattattaatatacttaaaaagtaaatcactctaaaataaaacattgctggtcatgtaattatttctttatattatggttttaaataaattatttaatccaaTAAGCAGTCTAAACTTAATTCTAATGATTTTAAACAGTAGACTTCTATGCAACTGTTAAGCTTGTGAATACTGCATTAAGGTTGAGATTACAACAAAGCAGGAATTACGAagagtattataaaattggaatgaatttttaaaataataagttttagaaataaataaaaaaactgcataTTTTGCTACGCGcaaaatgttatttgtaaattcatattttaattgcaactCGCAAAATTATGTATTCACTAAGAGTAGCTCTATCTTTTATTTGAcaaagttttatgtaaaatactttaaataattgtataaaatttttagttttaagcaTTAGAACAACAATTTCATACTAATTAGAACGCGTGATATAGGTGAAGGTAGATGCAACATTATTATCGATGTTATTATTAGCTGTcaaatagaaatatacatttttttagaacagaaTACACAATCAAGCTCGTCATTTATAGTCTATGACCATCACGCTGTGAGTTTGCTAATCCTTTCATCCAGTTTCTTGATTTCCTTTTGCAGACTGTCGATGTTATGTGCAAAAACTTCTTGAACACCTTGAAGtagctgtttattattttgggCACCATTCGCTATGGTACTCTGTAGAGTTTCCAGTTCTGTGAGCGATTTGCCAAAGTTGCTTgctgaaatttttttatattactggaCATGTGTTgcatgaatttaataaataaacatacatttataacatttgcacacattaaaaatttaatggttttaaatttttaataaactaaatcacTATACATATTAGCTCacaatgaaatatgaatttatatctaaattacaaaaaaaagcaaaactagttattataaaattaagtaaagaaaaaaaataccttgaTTATGTAAAGCTTCAAGGGCCTCCATTCGTTCCAATATTTCGGAGTGCGAGATACCgtctatttgtttcaatagtTTGTGTAACTCATCAACCTGAAAATGGAAATGTTGTCATTAGCCTCGAAGAATGGCTACTTATACTTTTTTTGGTATACTGTGAGAGCAAGAAGCGAAATTGGGAGGCCAAAGGTCTCTAGGCCAGAACTGTACAAATTCTATATAAGGGTGCGTCCACATCAAGCGCATGTGAGCGAGGCGAAAAATCTGTACtagaaaaaggttttttttttatttcaggctACTGTTACTATTAACACTATTGCGTATAGTCTGTTATTTTCGCAATGTCTTTTGCTGCATCAGCCTTTTGCAGCAGCTCACTCTTCAAAATGTGCTAacttcaataacaataatggAAAGTACCTTTGACTGAAGCTCAGGCTCTGGTGGCTTACAAGCTGCTTTAAGAGCCTCCACATTAGACAAGAGTGACGTCACTCTTGCTTCGGCCGCAGCCACTTCCGCGGGACGCAAAAGGTTCGCTTGATTTGCTAGCGATGCTGCAGCGCCGCATAAAGTCGCCTAGAAacgtgatttatttatttatagtcatTCCCATAATAGAACATCTCTTCTCATAAGAGTGGGAGAAATAAACATCATGAATGCTATTCTATAACTGACATTATTTAAcagtaaatacttaatttttctaatatttatgaatgtttatacttatagaatatatagtaaaacacaatacataagaATGTTTcgcataaaatataacaagtaCTATCACAAGAGAAAAGCTATCAAActgaatattaacaatatctaAGAGTTCTATCGCATAACAATGCtatgagtttttattataataaatattgatatttaccTCACCAGTTACAGTCTGAAGCCTTTGGAATGCTTCTTCATCTCTTACACCAGCAACTTGTTCCAACTTATGCAGCCTGtaataagaaatatgaaattaaaaaaaccaagCAATATCACAAGGAATCTAATAAcactaataataactaaatcaacagttaaatattcttttcattaaaatattttcattaactaacataatttttctttaaaccaaataaaattcGATTTTATTCTTGAATCATGGTCTTATTTTGCATTACGTAATTGaggtatttcatattttttttataataaaatagtctaTTAATTGCTGATAATATTGCTTACTAACTGTATAGCTAGTTTTAAAAGCTTAATTTCTAGGATGTTTAatgttgataattaaaattattgtaccaTGAAATCAAATGATTCTTACCAcaaatgaaacaataatattacctGTGTTCTAGTTGAGCGATTCTTGTTGTCTGTGCCAAATTGACATCTGGTTTCAGTTTCAGATGTGCAGTCACCATTTCACCATTCTTCTTTTTTCCATTCTTTGACAAATATTCtctaaaaatttcaaaatgccataaaatatacttaatcaattataaaactatctaTTAGGTTAATTGAAATACAAAttctaatttacttttaataaaatcttacacaattttttatattatgacaaaataatggtactaataagaaatatatcaaaactaattacatttgtttaaaactaactataattttatttgtttttttaattgtaaaaatattacaatggcctttaaaaaattcattacTAACTAAAGGACCCATATTGTTTGCCAAACACTAGCGcaatacattacataaatgCATACAAGATAATCACTAAAATacactaaaattttatgtatatactatagaaaaataaaataataagaatatattatgtagtaggtacttatattACCCAAAACAATTTGTGCATCTTACTTAAGTTTTTCAGCTTTAGGATCTACTTGTTCTCCTTCCTCTAGTTTAAGTTCTtctaataatttctttgttgTTGTTATTTGTGCAGCTAACTTTGAATGTTCAtcctaaaaaaataccttattttaaactaaactatatgtaataatatatattccaaTTATCTTagagtaatcaaaattaaagaaGCAGATGCAAAGTCAAATTGTCTAAATCTAATCAAAatgattacttaataataaacatttcaaaagaTTGACaagtttaaatctaaatattatttaattgaaaacataTTACCTTCTCACTTTCACAGGCTTTATTTTGCTGTTCAGTAACTTTCTCAAGAAGATCAGAAAACTCACATCTGAGTCGGTTATACCTCTCTAATGCCGTCTCTGGTTCGCCCATGGC
Coding sequences:
- the LOC111004114 gene encoding 60S ribosomal protein L27, with protein sequence MGKIMKPGKVVLVLSGRYAGRKAIVVKTYDEGTAEKPYAHAFLAGIDRYPRKVHKRMGKNKIHKRSKVKPFVKVVNYNHLMPTRYSLDISFEKFSAKDLKDPAKRKKLRFNTRVRFEERYKSGKNKWFFQKLRF
- the LOC111004115 gene encoding dynactin subunit 2 — encoded protein: MADPKYENLPGIAYDQPDVYETVDLPEADQQEPFEEEDNECIEQLHLSVKDSFNKFKGKFLTGNVDFSDRLSRKSRIGYRSGDWELAAMGEPETALERYNRLRCEFSDLLEKVTEQQNKACESEKDEHSKLAAQITTTKKLLEELKLEEGEQVDPKAEKLKEYLSKNGKKKNGEMVTAHLKLKPDVNLAQTTRIAQLEHRLHKLEQVAGVRDEEAFQRLQTVTGEATLCGAAASLANQANLLRPAEVAAAEARVTSLLSNVEALKAACKPPEPELQSKVDELHKLLKQIDGISHSEILERMEALEALHNQASNFGKSLTELETLQSTIANGAQNNKQLLQGVQEVFAHNIDSLQKEIKKLDERISKLTA